In a genomic window of Flavobacterium crassostreae:
- the pafA gene encoding alkaline phosphatase PafA yields MKKIALLFIFATLTNLQAQDRPKLVVSLVVDQMKMEYLYRFSSDFSDNGFNRLLNNGYVYQNMHYNYMPTYTAPGHASIFTGATPAMHGIVGNEWFSRNAGKETYCTDDDGVHTLGDGTLEEGAMSPKNLLTTTITDELRMATNFKGKVIGLSIKDRGAILPAGHFANWAFWYSKSGSFISSSFYGEALPEWVTKFNSEKNYLSYINKGWDLFKPKAIYNESLEDNNSYEGKLYTSIAPVFPYDLKSMYDKNGASVLRSTPFGNDFLASFAMRAIENEELGKDTTTDFLSVSFSSTDYIGHLLGPRSMELQDTYLRLDQTIADFLNYLDKKVGKDNYLLFLTADHGGAENVNYLKEHQYQVSSISPKEIRNNLKEFSVKTFGIDLVLNYSNFNLFFDKKIINANNLDLAVVKSKFKTHLMGQDYVKRVYTEEEILNPSANDYFLNFIANGYDVTQNGDMVVLDKPGYIEYWGTGTSHGTTYSYDTHVPALFYGWHIPKGQSFAKKEITQIAPTIALKIKISLPNGTKAEVLEEVLKD; encoded by the coding sequence ATGAAAAAAATAGCTCTGTTGTTTATTTTTGCAACGCTAACTAATTTGCAAGCACAAGATCGACCAAAATTGGTTGTTAGTTTAGTTGTGGATCAAATGAAAATGGAATATTTGTACCGATTTTCAAGTGATTTTTCAGATAACGGATTTAATAGGTTACTTAATAATGGGTATGTTTATCAAAATATGCATTACAATTATATGCCTACCTATACTGCTCCCGGTCATGCCTCTATTTTTACAGGCGCAACACCTGCTATGCATGGTATAGTAGGTAATGAGTGGTTTAGCAGAAATGCTGGAAAAGAAACCTATTGTACGGACGATGATGGGGTGCACACTCTTGGCGACGGGACTCTTGAGGAGGGCGCTATGTCTCCTAAAAATTTGTTAACAACAACAATCACGGATGAGTTGCGTATGGCTACAAATTTTAAAGGGAAAGTTATTGGTTTGAGCATAAAGGATCGTGGTGCAATTTTGCCAGCAGGACATTTTGCCAATTGGGCCTTTTGGTACAGTAAGTCGGGGTCTTTTATATCTAGTTCTTTTTATGGAGAAGCTTTACCAGAATGGGTAACCAAATTCAATAGCGAAAAAAACTACCTATCCTACATTAATAAGGGCTGGGATTTATTTAAGCCTAAGGCGATTTATAATGAAAGTTTGGAGGATAACAACTCTTATGAAGGTAAGTTGTATACTAGTATTGCCCCTGTTTTTCCTTACGATTTAAAAAGTATGTATGATAAAAATGGTGCTTCTGTATTGCGTTCTACTCCCTTTGGGAATGATTTTTTAGCTTCATTTGCTATGAGAGCAATCGAAAACGAAGAATTAGGTAAAGACACTACAACTGATTTTTTGTCTGTTAGTTTTTCTTCAACAGACTATATAGGCCATTTATTAGGCCCAAGATCTATGGAACTTCAGGATACGTATTTGAGATTAGATCAAACTATAGCAGATTTTTTGAATTATCTAGATAAAAAGGTCGGTAAAGATAATTATTTGCTGTTTTTAACAGCGGATCATGGTGGTGCTGAAAATGTAAATTATTTAAAAGAACATCAATATCAAGTGAGTAGTATTAGTCCTAAAGAAATTAGAAACAACTTAAAAGAATTTTCTGTAAAGACATTTGGTATAGATTTGGTCTTAAATTATTCTAATTTTAATCTTTTTTTTGATAAAAAAATCATTAATGCCAATAACCTAGATTTAGCCGTTGTAAAATCTAAATTCAAGACCCATCTGATGGGGCAAGATTATGTAAAAAGAGTCTATACCGAAGAAGAAATTTTAAATCCTTCTGCTAACGATTATTTTTTAAATTTTATAGCAAATGGATACGATGTTACTCAAAATGGAGATATGGTTGTTTTGGATAAACCAGGATATATAGAATACTGGGGTACGGGTACCTCGCATGGAACAACCTATAGCTATGATACGCATGTTCCTGCACTATTTTATGGTTGGCATATCCCAAAAGGACAATCTTTTGCAAAAAAAGAAATTACACAAATAGCGCCTACCATTGCACTGAAGATTAAAATTTCACTTCCAAATGGTACTAAGGCCGAAGTTCTGGAGGAAGTTTTGAAAGATTAA
- the sucC gene encoding ADP-forming succinate--CoA ligase subunit beta, with amino-acid sequence MNIHEYQGKEILASYGVRIQRGIVANNAVEAVAAAKQLTTETGTSWYVVKAQVHAGGRGKGGGVKLAKNLAQVEEISGQIIGMQLVTPQTSAEGKKVHKVLIAEDVYYPGESETSEFYVSVLLNRATGRNMIMYSTEGGMDIEEVAEHTPHLIFTEEVDPAVGLQGFQARRIAFNLGLSGNAFKEMVKFIDALYNAYIGSDASMFEINPVLKTSDDKILAVDAKVNIDDNALYRQKKYAEMRDILEENPIEVEAKEVGLNYVDLDGTVGCMVNGAGLAMATMDLIKYAGFEPANFLDVGGTADAKRVETAFRIILKDPNVKAILINIFGGIVRCDRVAQGVVDAYKNMGDAIKVPIIVRLQGTNAAIAKELIDNSGMPILSAVEFQEAADQVQAALS; translated from the coding sequence ATGAACATACACGAATATCAAGGAAAAGAGATTTTAGCTAGCTACGGAGTTCGCATTCAACGTGGGATCGTTGCTAATAATGCAGTTGAAGCAGTTGCTGCTGCCAAACAATTAACTACTGAAACGGGAACGAGTTGGTACGTTGTTAAAGCACAAGTTCATGCAGGTGGACGTGGTAAAGGCGGTGGCGTTAAATTAGCAAAAAATTTAGCCCAAGTAGAAGAAATTTCAGGTCAAATAATTGGAATGCAATTAGTTACTCCGCAAACATCTGCAGAGGGTAAAAAAGTACACAAAGTATTAATTGCAGAAGATGTTTATTATCCTGGTGAATCCGAAACTTCAGAATTTTATGTTTCAGTGCTTTTAAATAGAGCTACAGGTCGTAATATGATTATGTATTCTACAGAAGGTGGAATGGATATTGAAGAAGTTGCAGAGCATACACCACACTTAATTTTTACTGAAGAAGTAGATCCAGCTGTAGGTTTACAAGGTTTTCAAGCAAGAAGAATTGCATTTAACTTAGGACTTTCTGGAAATGCTTTCAAAGAAATGGTGAAATTTATTGATGCGTTATACAATGCTTACATTGGTTCTGATGCATCTATGTTTGAAATTAACCCAGTTTTGAAAACTTCGGATGATAAAATTTTGGCAGTAGATGCTAAAGTAAACATTGATGACAACGCTTTATACAGACAAAAGAAATATGCTGAAATGCGAGACATTTTGGAAGAAAATCCAATTGAAGTAGAAGCGAAAGAGGTAGGATTAAACTATGTTGATCTTGATGGTACTGTAGGATGTATGGTTAACGGCGCTGGTTTAGCTATGGCAACCATGGATTTAATTAAGTATGCTGGTTTTGAGCCTGCAAACTTTTTGGACGTTGGAGGAACTGCAGATGCAAAACGTGTTGAAACTGCATTTCGTATTATCTTAAAAGATCCAAATGTTAAAGCAATTTTAATTAATATTTTTGGAGGTATTGTTCGTTGTGACCGTGTGGCACAAGGGGTTGTAGATGCTTACAAAAACATGGGAGATGCCATTAAGGTGCCGATTATTGTTCGTTTGCAAGGTACTAACGCCGCTATTGCAAAAGAATTAATTGATAATTCAGGAATGCCAATTTTATCTGCCGTAGAATTTCAAGAAGCAGCAGATCAAGTACAAGCAGCACTTTCTTAA
- the lysA gene encoding diaminopimelate decarboxylase, giving the protein MQSKDLVQLAEQFGSPIYVYDADKIKSQYNRLTNAFSKVEKLRINYAMKALSNVAILQLLKEMGSGLDTVSIQEVQLGLHAGYEPEKIFYTPNGVSLEEIEEVNAMGVQINIDNLSILEQFGAKHPNVPVCIRINPHVMAGGNTNISVGHIDSKFGISIHQLPHLVRIVENTKMNIVGIHMHTGSDILDIEVFLYAAEILFDAARNFKDLEFLDFGSGFKVPYKKDDIETDIEELGKKLSKRFNAFCTEYGKELTLIFEPGKFLVSEAGHFLAKVNVIKQTTSTVFAGIDSGFNHLIRPMLYGSQHHIDNISNPKGKERFYSVVGYICETDTFANNRRIAEIKEGDILSFKNAGAYCYSMASNYNSRYKPAEVLWIQGQGHLIRAHETFEDLLKNQISLPSEVTL; this is encoded by the coding sequence ATGCAATCAAAAGACTTAGTACAATTAGCAGAACAATTTGGCAGTCCAATATATGTTTATGATGCCGATAAAATTAAATCCCAATACAATAGATTAACAAATGCTTTCTCTAAGGTTGAAAAGTTGCGTATTAACTACGCCATGAAAGCATTGTCCAACGTTGCTATACTTCAGTTATTGAAAGAAATGGGGTCTGGTCTAGATACCGTATCCATCCAAGAGGTACAATTAGGGCTTCATGCTGGATATGAGCCTGAAAAAATATTTTATACCCCAAACGGCGTTTCTCTTGAAGAAATTGAAGAAGTAAATGCGATGGGCGTACAAATCAACATAGATAATTTATCTATCTTGGAACAATTTGGAGCCAAACATCCTAATGTTCCGGTATGTATTCGCATCAACCCACATGTTATGGCTGGTGGAAACACCAATATTTCTGTGGGACATATTGATAGTAAATTTGGAATTTCAATACACCAATTACCCCACCTTGTTCGTATCGTCGAAAACACTAAAATGAATATTGTAGGTATTCACATGCACACGGGTTCGGATATTTTGGACATTGAAGTATTTTTATATGCTGCTGAAATTTTATTTGATGCCGCCAGAAACTTTAAAGATTTAGAGTTTTTAGATTTTGGAAGCGGTTTTAAAGTACCTTATAAAAAAGACGATATTGAGACGGATATTGAAGAATTAGGTAAAAAATTATCCAAAAGATTCAATGCGTTCTGCACAGAATATGGAAAAGAATTAACATTAATTTTTGAACCAGGAAAATTTTTGGTAAGTGAAGCAGGTCATTTTTTAGCAAAAGTAAATGTAATTAAACAAACTACATCTACAGTATTTGCCGGAATAGATAGTGGCTTTAACCATTTAATTAGACCTATGCTTTATGGATCGCAGCATCATATTGACAACATTTCTAATCCCAAAGGAAAGGAACGTTTTTATTCTGTAGTTGGCTATATCTGCGAAACGGATACTTTTGCAAATAACCGTCGTATTGCTGAAATTAAAGAAGGGGATATTCTGAGTTTTAAAAATGCAGGAGCTTATTGCTATTCTATGGCTTCTAATTACAATTCTAGATACAAGCCTGCCGAAGTTTTATGGATACAAGGTCAAGGGCATTTGATTCGTGCTCATGAAACATTTGAAGACTTATTAAAAAATCAAATTTCATTACCATCAGAGGTTACTTTATAA